Proteins from a single region of Salinibacter grassmerensis:
- the treY gene encoding malto-oligosyltrehalose synthase gives MTATYRLQLTPDFGFAEVEALVPYLKALGVSHLYLSPITEARPGSTHGYDVVDHTQVRAAFGGREGFESLRETAAEAGLGLVLDFVPNHAGVGPDNEEWQDVLAYGRHSAYAHHFDIDWAPLKPELQGKVLLPFLGDTYGTVLDDGGIGLSYEDGTFYATYYEHRFALSPRTYPTVLNALLPQFERTEAYFDLQDVRDALAELAPDARDRAAALCRRLDAVDVTFDPEALNDLLDRDTLHELLEAQHWRLAYWKTAGREINYRRFFTINDLVGLRMEDEDVFWETHRLLGDLLAEEAVDGVRIDHIDGLFDPHEYLGRLKDLGADRIWVEKILAPHETLPEEWPVEGTTGYDFLNDAMGALLYPKNEEALRRTYRRAVPDAQDYETAVYHSKLLVIEQMLSSELTRLSQELDRLSEADYHTRDVPRAALREALREGIAALDRYRTFLPHTPDTAREVIEEALHRALQRNPAAEPIVYAFVEHAILGELRADLHGGQRDWVGRLQQYTGPVAAKGIEDTALYRYVPLTALNEVGSEPGAFGTHDHAVHARNRFRAREYPETLLTTATHDHKRGADTRMRLLGIAERPERWAEVVASLTELGDDHRGPHGPSDKDAYLFFQTLAALWTDARGTPPAAGARDDLADRIAAYMEKAAREAKQQTSWINPDTDYEADLKAFVRGVTTDPETPTVLNDFAVRLAEAGFANRLSQLAMKCTAPGVPDVYRGTEGADLSLVDPDNRRPVDWEARRSALNALGPLLSDPSVAAVQDLFADPDPRAYLYLTARLLRWRRSHSALAAAEGYVELTPEGDGASNGFAFGRFTGPEDDPDAALLTVVARYPLAHNRDAPASFPLPETLAKRCWTDVLTGTSIDAVDTIRQQHMPAAPVAVLASE, from the coding sequence ATGACCGCTACCTACCGACTCCAGCTCACGCCCGACTTCGGGTTCGCCGAGGTGGAGGCCCTCGTACCGTACCTGAAGGCGCTCGGCGTGAGCCATCTCTACCTCTCTCCCATCACCGAGGCACGGCCCGGCAGCACGCACGGCTACGACGTGGTCGACCACACCCAGGTGCGGGCGGCCTTCGGGGGACGCGAAGGGTTCGAGTCGCTACGCGAGACGGCCGCCGAGGCGGGCCTTGGCCTCGTGCTCGACTTCGTGCCCAACCACGCCGGGGTGGGCCCGGACAACGAGGAGTGGCAGGATGTGCTCGCCTACGGGCGCCACTCGGCCTACGCCCACCACTTCGACATCGACTGGGCGCCGCTCAAGCCGGAACTCCAGGGCAAAGTTCTCCTCCCCTTCCTCGGAGACACCTACGGCACAGTGCTCGACGACGGCGGCATTGGGCTGTCGTACGAGGACGGAACCTTCTACGCCACCTACTACGAGCACCGCTTCGCCCTCAGCCCACGCACCTACCCGACGGTGCTCAACGCGCTTCTGCCCCAGTTCGAGCGTACCGAGGCGTACTTCGACCTCCAAGACGTGCGCGACGCCCTGGCGGAGCTCGCCCCCGACGCGCGGGACCGGGCCGCGGCCCTCTGCCGCCGCCTCGACGCCGTGGACGTCACGTTTGACCCGGAGGCGCTGAACGATCTCCTCGACCGGGACACGCTGCACGAGCTGCTGGAGGCCCAGCACTGGCGCCTTGCGTACTGGAAAACCGCCGGGCGCGAGATCAACTACCGCCGCTTCTTCACCATCAACGACCTCGTGGGCCTCCGAATGGAAGACGAGGACGTGTTCTGGGAGACCCATCGCCTCCTCGGCGACCTGCTGGCAGAGGAGGCTGTGGACGGCGTGCGCATCGACCACATCGACGGCCTCTTCGACCCCCACGAGTACCTCGGCCGCCTCAAGGACCTGGGCGCCGATCGGATCTGGGTGGAAAAGATCCTGGCGCCCCACGAGACGCTGCCGGAGGAGTGGCCCGTAGAGGGCACGACGGGCTACGACTTCCTGAACGACGCGATGGGGGCGCTGCTGTACCCGAAAAACGAAGAAGCGCTCCGCCGCACCTACCGACGCGCCGTCCCCGACGCTCAGGACTACGAGACTGCCGTCTACCACAGCAAGCTGCTTGTCATCGAGCAGATGCTCTCCAGCGAGCTCACGCGGCTGTCGCAGGAGCTCGATCGCCTCTCGGAGGCGGACTACCACACGCGGGACGTGCCGCGCGCCGCGCTTCGCGAGGCGCTCCGGGAGGGGATCGCGGCCCTCGACCGCTACCGCACTTTTCTTCCCCACACCCCCGACACGGCGCGTGAGGTGATCGAAGAGGCCCTCCACCGGGCCCTCCAGCGCAACCCCGCCGCCGAGCCGATCGTCTACGCGTTTGTGGAGCACGCCATTCTCGGCGAGTTGCGGGCGGACCTGCACGGCGGGCAGCGCGACTGGGTGGGCCGCCTCCAGCAGTACACGGGCCCGGTGGCGGCGAAAGGCATTGAGGACACCGCCCTGTACCGCTACGTCCCCCTCACGGCCCTCAACGAGGTCGGGAGCGAGCCCGGTGCGTTCGGAACGCACGACCACGCCGTCCACGCTCGCAATCGGTTCCGGGCGCGGGAGTACCCGGAGACGCTCCTCACCACCGCCACCCACGACCACAAGCGGGGCGCCGACACGCGCATGCGGCTCCTGGGGATCGCCGAGAGGCCGGAGCGCTGGGCCGAAGTGGTGGCATCGCTCACGGAGCTCGGAGACGACCACCGCGGCCCACACGGGCCGTCAGACAAGGACGCCTACCTGTTCTTCCAGACCCTGGCGGCGCTCTGGACGGACGCACGCGGCACGCCCCCCGCCGCGGGGGCCCGTGACGACCTGGCCGATCGGATCGCGGCTTACATGGAAAAGGCCGCCCGGGAGGCAAAGCAGCAGACGAGTTGGATCAACCCGGACACCGACTACGAGGCGGATCTGAAGGCCTTCGTCCGCGGCGTGACGACGGACCCGGAGACGCCGACGGTGCTCAACGACTTTGCCGTTCGGCTCGCGGAGGCGGGCTTCGCCAACCGGCTGAGCCAGCTCGCGATGAAGTGCACCGCCCCCGGCGTGCCGGACGTGTACCGGGGCACTGAAGGTGCCGACCTCTCGCTCGTGGACCCCGACAACCGCCGTCCGGTCGACTGGGAGGCCCGCCGGTCGGCCCTCAACGCCCTCGGCCCGCTGCTCAGCGACCCCAGCGTGGCGGCCGTGCAGGACCTGTTCGCGGACCCGGACCCGCGCGCCTACCTTTACCTCACGGCGCGGCTGCTGCGGTGGCGCCGCTCGCATTCGGCCCTCGCGGCCGCCGAGGGGTACGTCGAACTCACGCCGGAGGGCGACGGCGCCAGCAACGGGTTCGCATTTGGCCGCTTCACGGGCCCCGAGGATGACCCGGACGCGGCCCTCTTGACTGTCGTGGCCCGCTACCCGCTTGCCCACAACCGCGACGCGCCAGCGTCCTTCCCCCTCCCTGAAACGCTTGCCAAACGCTGCTGGACGGACGTGTTGACGGGCACTTCCATCGACGCCGTCGATACGATACGTCAACAGCACATGCCAGCAGCTCCCGTAGCGGTTTTGGCCTCTGAGTAG
- a CDS encoding M48 family metallopeptidase — translation MNTYAALILGALLAEYVLNLGSDLLNLRHLQPELPAEFRDTFDEAEYERAQEYTRAQTRLGLFSSTFGLAVLLVFWFVGGFEGLDTVVRGWGFGPVVTGLCYVGLLVLGRGALSLPFSLYSTFGIEERFGFNETTPQTFVLDLLKSVALGVALGGPLLAAVLWFFQSTGPYGWVYAWVVVTAVMLLLQFFAPRYLMPLFNDFEPLEEGELRGAILSYADRVDFPVDEVYVMDGSRRSNKANAFFTGFGANRRIVLFDTLVEQLSVDELLSVVAHEMGHYKLNHIPQRIATSVVQTGVLFLMLSVFLQVEGLFHAFYVDQPSVYTGLLFFGLLYSPVDLLLTVPLNAWARRHEFQADRFAVETTDRDGPLVGGLKRLAETNLSNLTPHPLKVALEYSHPPLSRRIEQIRAAARSASTTG, via the coding sequence GTGAACACCTACGCCGCCTTGATCCTCGGCGCCCTTCTGGCCGAGTACGTACTCAACCTCGGTTCGGACCTCTTAAACCTCCGCCACCTCCAGCCCGAGTTGCCGGCGGAGTTTCGGGACACGTTCGACGAGGCGGAGTACGAGCGCGCCCAGGAATACACCCGGGCCCAGACTCGCCTCGGGCTCTTCTCGTCCACGTTCGGCCTTGCGGTGCTGCTCGTCTTCTGGTTCGTGGGCGGGTTCGAAGGGCTCGACACGGTCGTGCGCGGCTGGGGGTTCGGGCCCGTCGTCACGGGGCTGTGCTACGTGGGCCTCCTGGTGCTCGGCCGCGGGGCGCTGTCCCTGCCGTTCTCGCTCTACTCCACATTTGGGATCGAGGAGCGATTCGGCTTCAACGAGACGACGCCCCAGACCTTCGTGCTCGACCTGCTGAAGAGCGTCGCGCTCGGCGTGGCCCTCGGGGGGCCCCTCTTGGCCGCGGTGCTCTGGTTCTTTCAGTCCACCGGCCCGTACGGCTGGGTGTACGCCTGGGTCGTGGTGACGGCAGTGATGCTGCTGCTCCAGTTCTTCGCCCCGCGCTACCTGATGCCCCTCTTCAACGACTTCGAGCCGCTGGAGGAGGGCGAGCTCCGCGGCGCCATCTTGTCGTACGCCGACCGGGTCGATTTTCCGGTCGACGAGGTCTACGTGATGGACGGGTCGCGCCGGTCGAACAAGGCGAATGCCTTTTTCACTGGTTTCGGAGCGAACCGGCGCATCGTGCTCTTCGACACCCTCGTGGAGCAGCTGTCCGTGGACGAGCTGCTGTCGGTGGTGGCCCACGAAATGGGGCACTACAAGCTCAACCACATTCCTCAGCGCATCGCCACCAGCGTGGTGCAGACCGGCGTCCTCTTTTTGATGCTCTCTGTCTTCCTGCAGGTGGAGGGCCTCTTCCACGCCTTCTACGTCGACCAGCCGTCCGTCTACACGGGGCTGCTGTTCTTCGGCCTGCTCTACTCGCCGGTGGACCTGCTGCTCACGGTCCCGCTCAATGCCTGGGCACGCCGCCACGAGTTTCAGGCCGATCGCTTTGCGGTCGAGACCACCGACCGGGACGGGCCGCTCGTGGGCGGGCTGAAGCGCCTCGCGGAGACGAATCTCTCCAACCTCACGCCCCACCCCCTCAAAGTGGCGCTGGAGTACTCGCATCCGCCCCTCTCAAGGCGCATCGAGCAGATTCGCGCCGCGGCCCGCTCGGCCTCCACGACCGGATAG